The following proteins come from a genomic window of Methanomassiliicoccales archaeon:
- a CDS encoding methanogen output domain 1-containing protein, which produces MHNAEENMTVQESNPMMKALVINCNGEVSSELVRILHEKNYAVFVAKSLEETIELQKRLTFDIIAVDRESFELWGNQLPTVLLQFPDRIKIIIFDHTLQKFQGSERVRFTGFKIERVNIEDFPQAIESFLSIQHGVREVNISERMPQARVTQNHISKTEVVDDMLGNALEEIRKHFNVDMGAAYLNDGEKWILKRYRNVSEKFVKSFSSLSDQHPLILELTKKKAPLLFVADRKQDVKRSWLVVPLFAGERIRGALILVSNNMISLTSNDLEFLRSIMRDFNNAIDSSCFPRAVDEREIAAVEDLGNIPQVMILYDLEGKVKYWSHEAERKCGYSQEEAKGSYLIPFLTSRHNKILDNFKRAIEGPISVIELIERKDGTTAAAEVRFWPVISSASGPAMISMSLGTSILLDELINIDAHTAHIHETAWEALMDLISLLLKRNIPDEDKDEYINIISQRIEKALYPKYIQSEKDVSAEVLATGIVRLFADIGGRFSYTNDENKIEIIGTKCPWDNERRKNPVLCALTKGIIIRFAKRALDNKNVALKEALANGDPICRIVINKR; this is translated from the coding sequence ATGCACAATGCAGAAGAGAATATGACTGTTCAAGAAAGCAATCCGATGATGAAAGCACTAGTAATCAATTGCAATGGGGAAGTCTCTTCTGAACTCGTCCGAATCCTCCATGAAAAGAATTATGCGGTGTTCGTGGCAAAATCGCTGGAAGAGACGATCGAGTTACAGAAACGATTGACTTTCGACATTATCGCCGTCGATAGGGAAAGTTTTGAGTTGTGGGGGAATCAATTGCCAACAGTGCTATTGCAGTTTCCAGACAGAATCAAAATAATCATTTTTGATCATACATTGCAGAAATTTCAAGGTTCCGAAAGAGTAAGATTCACGGGATTCAAAATTGAACGCGTGAATATTGAAGACTTTCCCCAGGCAATCGAAAGTTTCTTATCAATTCAACATGGAGTAAGGGAGGTAAATATTTCGGAGCGCATGCCTCAAGCACGTGTTACACAGAATCACATTTCGAAGACGGAAGTTGTTGACGATATGCTTGGAAACGCGCTGGAAGAAATTCGCAAACATTTCAATGTCGATATGGGTGCAGCTTATCTGAATGACGGCGAAAAATGGATTTTGAAAAGATATCGCAATGTTTCAGAGAAATTCGTTAAGAGCTTTTCAAGTTTGAGCGATCAACATCCACTCATCCTAGAATTGACTAAAAAGAAGGCGCCTCTTTTGTTCGTTGCTGATCGAAAACAAGACGTTAAGCGATCATGGCTTGTCGTTCCGCTTTTTGCCGGTGAACGAATAAGAGGCGCTCTCATACTGGTAAGCAACAATATGATATCGCTTACAAGCAATGATTTAGAATTCCTGCGATCAATCATGAGGGATTTCAACAATGCCATTGATTCTTCATGTTTCCCTCGAGCAGTAGATGAAAGAGAGATTGCCGCTGTAGAAGACTTAGGCAATATTCCTCAAGTAATGATATTATACGATCTCGAAGGGAAAGTAAAGTACTGGAGTCATGAAGCCGAAAGGAAGTGCGGTTACTCTCAAGAAGAGGCCAAAGGATCATATCTCATTCCCTTCCTGACCAGCCGCCACAATAAGATTCTAGATAACTTCAAAAGAGCAATTGAAGGACCAATTTCCGTTATTGAGCTCATAGAAAGAAAAGACGGAACGACAGCTGCAGCAGAAGTGCGTTTCTGGCCTGTGATTTCGTCCGCCAGTGGACCAGCTATGATTTCAATGTCGCTCGGAACATCTATTTTATTGGATGAATTGATCAATATCGATGCACATACCGCCCACATACATGAAACTGCATGGGAAGCCCTGATGGACCTAATTTCATTGCTCTTGAAGAGGAACATTCCTGATGAGGACAAAGACGAGTATATCAATATCATTTCACAAAGAATTGAAAAAGCGCTTTATCCAAAATATATACAAAGCGAAAAGGACGTATCAGCGGAAGTTCTTGCCACGGGGATCGTTCGATTGTTTGCAGATATTGGCGGAAGATTCAGTTATACAAACGATGAAAACAAGATTGAGATTATTGGAACGAAGTGTCCCTGGGACAATGAGCGCAGAAAAAATCCAGTGCTTTGTGCCTTAACAAAAGGTATCATCATAAGGTTTGCTAAGAGGGCGCTCGATAATAAGAATGTGGCCTTGAAGGAAGCGCTTGCAAATGGAGACCCTATATGCAGAATTGTCATAAACAAGAGATGA